One window of the Archangium primigenium genome contains the following:
- a CDS encoding PrkA family serine protein kinase encodes MKDLENKGSWVAKIAALQDAKTYAELHWEGSFEDYLEIVRKNPKVTRTAFQRIYDMILSHGKSEYIDNKKKLIRYHFFSDEKFGGRDAIFGLDVPLMKLVNVFKSAAQGYGTEKRVILLHGPVGSSKSTIARLLKKGLEEYSKTPEGASYTFSWTLEKKNADGTGTVREKMKCPMNEEPLNLIPREWRQKALGELSPAESGYSIPTGSELCPACRYVFKDLMTQYKGDFARVIEHVSVNRLIFSEKDRVGIGTFQPKDEKNQDSTELTGDINYRKIAEYGSDSDPRAFNFDGEFNIANRGLIEFVEVLKLDVAFLYDLLGASQEHKIKPKKFPQTDIDEVIIGHTNEPEFKKLETNEFMEALRDRTVKIDIPYITKLSEEVKIYEKDFNSRAIKGKHIAPHTLEMAAMWAVLTRLEEPKKHNLSLLQKLKLYNGKTLPNFTEDNIKELRKESSREGLEGISARYIQDKISNALVSDKGEGCINPFMVLNELEAGLKAHSLINSEDARKRFREMLTSVKQEYEDIVKNEVQRAISADEDAIGKLCGNYIDNIKAYTQKEKVKNKYTGLYEEPDERLMRSIEEKIDIPDTRKEDFRREIMNYIGALAVDGKTFNYRTNERLHKALELKLFEDQKDSIKLKNLVSTVVDKETQEKIDLVKDRLMKNYGYCEICSTDVLNFVASIFARGDAKE; translated from the coding sequence ATGAAGGACTTGGAAAACAAGGGTTCGTGGGTCGCGAAGATCGCCGCGCTCCAGGACGCGAAGACCTACGCGGAACTCCACTGGGAGGGCTCCTTCGAGGACTACCTCGAGATCGTGCGCAAGAACCCCAAGGTGACCCGCACGGCGTTCCAGAGGATCTACGACATGATCCTCTCGCACGGGAAGAGCGAGTACATCGACAACAAGAAGAAGCTCATCCGCTACCACTTCTTCTCCGACGAGAAGTTCGGCGGCCGGGACGCCATCTTCGGCCTGGACGTGCCGCTGATGAAGCTCGTCAACGTCTTCAAGTCCGCGGCCCAGGGCTACGGCACGGAAAAGCGCGTCATCCTGCTGCACGGCCCCGTGGGCTCCTCCAAGTCCACCATCGCGCGCCTGCTCAAGAAGGGCCTGGAGGAGTACTCCAAGACGCCCGAGGGCGCCTCCTACACGTTCAGCTGGACGCTGGAGAAGAAGAACGCGGACGGCACGGGCACCGTGCGCGAGAAGATGAAGTGCCCGATGAACGAGGAGCCCCTCAACCTCATCCCGCGCGAGTGGCGCCAGAAGGCGCTCGGGGAGCTGTCCCCCGCGGAGAGCGGCTACTCCATTCCCACCGGCAGCGAGCTGTGCCCCGCCTGCCGCTACGTCTTCAAGGACCTGATGACCCAGTACAAGGGCGACTTCGCCCGGGTCATCGAGCACGTCTCGGTCAACCGCCTCATCTTCAGCGAGAAGGACCGCGTGGGCATCGGCACCTTCCAGCCCAAGGACGAGAAGAACCAGGACTCCACCGAGCTCACCGGCGACATCAACTACCGCAAGATCGCCGAGTACGGCTCGGACTCCGACCCGCGCGCCTTCAACTTCGATGGCGAGTTCAACATCGCCAACCGCGGCCTCATCGAGTTCGTCGAGGTGCTCAAGCTCGACGTGGCCTTCCTCTACGACCTCCTGGGCGCCTCGCAAGAGCACAAGATCAAGCCCAAGAAGTTCCCCCAGACGGACATCGACGAGGTCATCATCGGGCACACCAACGAGCCCGAGTTCAAGAAGCTCGAGACCAACGAGTTCATGGAGGCCTTGCGTGACCGTACGGTGAAGATCGACATCCCGTACATCACCAAGCTGTCCGAGGAGGTGAAGATCTACGAGAAGGACTTCAACTCCCGCGCCATCAAGGGCAAGCACATCGCCCCGCACACGCTGGAGATGGCCGCCATGTGGGCCGTGCTCACGCGCCTGGAGGAGCCCAAGAAGCACAACCTGTCGCTCCTGCAGAAGCTCAAGCTCTACAACGGCAAGACGTTGCCCAACTTCACCGAGGACAACATCAAGGAGCTGCGCAAGGAGTCCAGCCGCGAGGGCCTCGAGGGCATCAGCGCCCGCTACATCCAGGACAAGATCTCCAACGCCCTGGTGAGCGACAAGGGCGAGGGCTGCATCAACCCCTTCATGGTGCTCAACGAGCTGGAGGCGGGCCTCAAGGCGCACTCGCTCATCAACAGCGAGGACGCGCGCAAGCGCTTCCGCGAGATGCTCACCAGCGTGAAGCAGGAGTACGAGGACATCGTCAAGAACGAGGTCCAGCGCGCCATCAGCGCCGACGAGGACGCCATCGGCAAGCTGTGCGGCAACTACATCGACAACATCAAGGCCTACACCCAGAAGGAGAAGGTCAAGAACAAGTACACCGGCCTCTACGAGGAGCCGGATGAGCGCCTGATGCGGTCCATCGAGGAGAAGATCGACATCCCCGACACCCGCAAGGAAGACTTCCGCCGGGAGATCATGAACTACATCGGCGCGCTCGCCGTGGACGGCAAGACGTTCAACTACCGGACCAACGAGCGGCTGCACAAGGCGCTCGAGCTCAAGCTGTTCGAGGACCAGAAGGACAGCATCAAGCTCAAGAACCTGGTGTCCACGGTGGTGGACAAGGAGACGCAGGAGAAGATCGATCTGGTGAAGGACCGGTTGATGAAGAACTACGGCTACTGCGAGATCTGCTCCACGGACGTGCTCAACTTCGTGGCCAGCATCTTCGCTCGCGGCGACGCCAAGGAATAA
- a CDS encoding peptidoglycan DD-metalloendopeptidase family protein codes for MKAAPALLCLALLLAVTAAPAAPTRYTVKNRRIEPNQPLAVALQGAGLPPEQVGAVVAALEGVFDFRKSRVGDQFRLVLREGELDFFGYRQSAVDEWQVRRDGERYVGSKRTIEVEKQVALVTLDITHSLYMAAVTAGEDPAIGMALADVFAWDIDFYRDVRQGDRARALVEKFVSKGRLLRYGEVLAASYQGGAVGTKRVFRYELPDGRPSFFQEDGASARKAFLKSPLKYAHVTSSFGSRFHPVLQYVKAHNGVDYAASIGTPVWAVADGLVTVAANTGAGGNTVCLRHTNGFETCYLHLSKFGQGVRSGARVSQKQVIALSGNTGRSTGPHLHYALKRNGQYVNPLNQNFPRTEPLPKHLLADFRGKVSSLASQLDAVSVANAHAGN; via the coding sequence ATGAAAGCCGCTCCCGCCCTGCTCTGCCTGGCCCTGCTGCTCGCCGTGACGGCCGCCCCCGCGGCCCCGACGCGCTACACCGTCAAGAACCGCCGCATCGAGCCCAACCAACCCCTGGCCGTGGCCCTGCAGGGCGCGGGACTGCCGCCCGAGCAGGTGGGCGCGGTGGTGGCCGCGCTGGAGGGCGTGTTCGACTTCCGCAAGTCGCGCGTGGGCGACCAGTTCCGCCTGGTGCTGCGCGAGGGGGAGCTGGACTTCTTCGGCTACCGCCAGAGCGCCGTGGACGAGTGGCAGGTGCGCCGCGATGGCGAGCGCTACGTGGGCAGCAAGCGCACCATCGAGGTGGAGAAGCAGGTGGCGCTCGTCACCCTGGACATCACCCACTCGCTCTACATGGCGGCGGTGACGGCGGGGGAGGATCCCGCCATCGGCATGGCGCTCGCGGACGTGTTCGCCTGGGACATCGACTTCTACCGGGACGTGCGCCAGGGGGACCGGGCGCGCGCGCTGGTGGAGAAGTTCGTCTCCAAGGGGCGGCTGTTGCGCTACGGCGAGGTGCTGGCGGCCAGCTACCAGGGCGGCGCGGTGGGCACCAAGCGCGTCTTCCGCTACGAGCTGCCGGACGGCCGCCCCAGCTTCTTCCAGGAGGACGGCGCGAGCGCGCGCAAGGCCTTCCTCAAGAGCCCGCTCAAGTACGCCCACGTCACCAGCAGCTTCGGCAGCCGCTTCCACCCGGTGCTCCAGTACGTGAAGGCGCACAACGGCGTGGACTACGCGGCGAGCATCGGCACCCCCGTGTGGGCCGTGGCCGATGGCCTCGTCACCGTGGCGGCCAACACCGGCGCCGGCGGCAACACCGTGTGCCTGCGCCACACCAACGGCTTCGAGACGTGCTACCTGCACCTGTCCAAGTTCGGCCAGGGCGTGCGCTCCGGCGCCCGGGTGAGCCAGAAGCAGGTGATCGCCCTGTCGGGCAACACCGGCCGCAGCACCGGCCCGCACCTGCACTACGCCCTCAAACGGAACGGCCAGTACGTCAACCCGCTCAACCAGAACTTCCCGCGCACCGAGCCCCTGCCCAAGCACCTGCTCGCGGACTTCCGGGGCAAGGTTTCCTCTCTGGCGAGCCAGCTCGACGCGGTCTCCGTGGCCAACGCCCACGCGGGGAATTGA
- a CDS encoding class I SAM-dependent methyltransferase — MPAINDFIQTAEEIRKGLTELSDELQHGLPERLARFPRDPAQRAVMQQEQQELLRKRTPEVTLWLDKQYARLTELDKAMTPDEREGAMEHHRAAVQPFFLQCPLIRRCVDKPLGYPGDYVMVDMIFGTEELGVSTMARILSNYALNVGPAQAHRARAPWIMDHLNKKEEELGRPLRVLSFACGPEHALREHTSMGGSGQFTLCDFDPAPLDFCRRQFEKLARMPRGGIPAPELRFVQVSTYQLLRYRDTLEQLRHPDGPMDVVIAAGILDYLKENVIHRFLDMMSSQLAPGGLLLLTNLHDNNPWRSVMEYVCDWNVIHRSKAQFQSICEGTPERGMTTLETITDATDTNIFWAGRRR; from the coding sequence ATGCCCGCTATCAATGACTTCATCCAGACCGCCGAGGAGATCCGCAAGGGTCTCACCGAGCTGAGCGACGAACTGCAGCATGGTCTGCCCGAGCGGCTGGCCCGCTTCCCGCGAGATCCCGCGCAGCGCGCGGTGATGCAGCAGGAGCAGCAGGAGCTCTTGCGCAAGCGCACGCCCGAGGTGACGCTCTGGCTGGACAAGCAGTACGCGCGGCTCACCGAGCTGGACAAGGCGATGACGCCCGACGAGCGCGAGGGCGCCATGGAGCATCACCGCGCCGCGGTGCAGCCCTTCTTCCTGCAGTGCCCGCTCATCCGCCGCTGCGTGGACAAGCCCCTGGGCTACCCGGGGGACTACGTGATGGTGGACATGATCTTCGGCACCGAGGAGCTCGGCGTCTCCACCATGGCGCGCATCCTGTCCAACTACGCGCTCAACGTGGGCCCGGCCCAGGCGCACCGCGCCCGCGCGCCGTGGATCATGGATCACCTGAACAAGAAGGAGGAGGAGCTGGGCCGGCCCCTGCGCGTGCTGTCCTTCGCCTGCGGCCCCGAGCACGCGCTGCGCGAGCACACCAGCATGGGCGGCTCGGGGCAGTTCACGCTGTGCGACTTCGACCCGGCGCCCCTGGACTTCTGCCGCCGGCAGTTCGAGAAGCTCGCGCGCATGCCCCGCGGCGGCATCCCCGCCCCCGAGCTGCGCTTCGTGCAGGTGTCCACCTACCAGCTCCTGCGCTACCGGGACACGCTCGAGCAGCTGCGCCACCCGGACGGGCCCATGGACGTGGTGATCGCCGCGGGCATCCTCGACTACCTCAAGGAGAACGTCATCCACCGCTTCCTGGACATGATGAGCTCGCAGCTCGCGCCCGGAGGCCTGCTGCTGCTCACCAACCTGCACGACAACAATCCGTGGCGCTCGGTCATGGAGTACGTCTGTGATTGGAACGTCATCCACCGCAGCAAGGCGCAGTTCCAGAGCATCTGCGAGGGCACCCCGGAGCGCGGCATGACGACGCTGGAGACCATCACCGACGCCACGGACACGAACATCTTCTGGGCGGGCCGGCGGCGCTGA
- a CDS encoding DUF444 family protein: MSLRIHQDHSRFKQIVRGKIKSNLRKYVQKGEMIGKKGKDTISIPIPFIDIPHFKYGHKEQGGVGQGDGEVGQQLSPGAVQPGDGHQAGQGEGDHTLEVDVTLDELAQILGEELRLPNIERRHNEKIVTQKIKYTGVNTTGPESLRHFKRTYKQALRRQIAMGTYDPARPVIIPTREDRRYRSYKLQELPETNAVIIYMMDVSGSMGDEQKEIVRIESFWLDTWLRHQYKGLESRYIIHDAVAREVDRDTFFHTRESGGTMISSAYKLCRDIIKADYPKSAWNVYPFHFSDGDNWSADDTRQCIEMLREDILPGVNQFAYGQVESPYGSGQFIKDLREAVGDSNNVALSEIADKDAIYPSIKDFLGKGR; encoded by the coding sequence GTGTCTTTGCGCATCCACCAGGACCACTCACGCTTCAAACAGATCGTCCGCGGGAAGATCAAATCCAACCTGCGCAAGTACGTGCAGAAGGGGGAGATGATCGGCAAGAAGGGCAAGGACACGATCTCCATCCCCATTCCCTTCATCGACATCCCCCACTTCAAGTACGGCCACAAGGAGCAGGGCGGTGTGGGCCAGGGGGATGGCGAGGTGGGCCAGCAGCTGTCTCCGGGCGCCGTGCAGCCCGGGGACGGGCACCAGGCCGGCCAGGGTGAGGGCGACCACACCCTGGAGGTCGACGTCACGCTCGACGAGCTGGCGCAGATCTTGGGCGAGGAGTTGCGCCTGCCCAACATCGAGCGGCGGCACAACGAGAAGATCGTCACCCAGAAGATCAAGTACACCGGGGTCAACACCACGGGCCCCGAGTCGCTGCGCCACTTCAAGCGCACCTACAAGCAGGCCCTGCGGCGGCAGATCGCCATGGGCACGTACGACCCCGCCCGCCCCGTCATCATCCCCACGCGCGAGGACCGGCGCTACCGCAGCTACAAGCTGCAGGAGCTGCCGGAGACCAACGCCGTCATCATCTACATGATGGACGTGTCGGGCTCCATGGGGGACGAGCAGAAGGAGATCGTCCGCATCGAGAGCTTCTGGCTCGATACGTGGCTGCGCCACCAGTACAAGGGCCTGGAGTCGCGCTACATCATCCACGACGCCGTGGCGCGCGAGGTGGACCGCGACACCTTCTTCCACACCCGCGAGTCCGGCGGCACGATGATCTCCAGCGCCTACAAGCTGTGCCGGGACATCATCAAGGCGGACTACCCCAAGAGCGCGTGGAACGTGTACCCGTTCCACTTCTCCGACGGGGACAACTGGAGCGCGGACGACACGCGCCAGTGCATCGAGATGCTGCGCGAGGACATCCTGCCCGGGGTGAACCAGTTCGCGTACGGCCAGGTGGAGAGCCCCTACGGCAGCGGCCAGTTCATCAAGGATCTGCGCGAGGCCGTGGGCGACTCGAACAACGTCGCCCTGAGCGAGATCGCCGACAAGGACGCCATCTACCCCTCCATCAAGGACTTCCTCGGCAAGGGCCGCTGA
- a CDS encoding PAS domain S-box protein, with the protein MLAVGVIALLFLDATQRLVDTSRELARSLDFLNEADHLLYLVKEAETQQRGLLFMREAPDAPPLEESRRHITGSLARLRALAPEDPLQRERLDRLETLVHRELAQLERNLTLTRSGQPDVALASLRTGDGQRLMTELRELEERMDAEEQRRLDTRNTRLERTSWHSRLTVLLGSGFVMAFIGLSWVTVLRDTRTRERERLADERQRDERQRLLLAVEGERQRQRYLHVLTQVPAGVGVYQARERRLEFANPMLVKLLGGGDPDARMPAHGRELLDEVIQSGRGRSGTDRHWVADPAVPGTGQEFFIDYTLEPILDASGQVEAVLIFAADVTEQARARRSAEEALAHRQRAELALRENEAHLRRTLKASEVGAWEADLRTRRLTWSSHIEVMSGMAHHAFPTTLEAFLTLLHPEDRPRMAERLSRSLGASTEFRLEYRILRAEGGVRWHENRGRVLLDDAGQPTRLAGVVLDITSRKRAEQSQRESEERFRLLTEMLPQLIWMTRPDGTAEYFNPRWYEYTGQTPERALGQGWLQALHPDDVAATHEAMRLALSAGQPFRMEFRLRRAGEDTFRWFLAQGLALRDATGAITHGFCACTDIDDQKRGIDALRFISEVSEALTSSLEPQATLEQVVRLTVPSLADWCVVDRVDEAGHMQRALVAHADPALAPAADVLRHHPPEDKNEHPPVRAARLDQTVFVPEVTGALLERITRSEAHLRTALDLRLLSLVSVPLRARGRTLGVLTFFTTAASGRRYGREDVLRFEQVTHRAALALDNALLYSLAREERARAEDANRLKDEFLATVSHELRTPLTAMIGWLKLLRDGRLPPAKQARALETVDRNAHAQAQLVEDLLDVSRIVSGKLRLDTQVVPLEGVILGAMESVRPAAEAKGMRLHADLGAREARVMGDASRLQQVVWNLVANAVKFSPGGGAVQVRLRAEDAAVELTVQDEGPGIPEAFLPHLFERFRQLDGGTTRQHGGLGLGLAIVRHLVELHGGSVHASNNTPAPGARFTVRLPLAQARAPGATQADLVPSRPPAVLEGRRLLVVDDEEDSREMLKLLLEDHGAHVTTAASVAEALALFDTARPDLLLSDIGMPGEDGYALIARVRARPPAEGGHVTAVALTAYARVEDRTRALDAGFDMHVPKPIAPEELLSVLTTLVALPPRN; encoded by the coding sequence ATGCTGGCCGTGGGGGTCATCGCCCTGCTCTTCCTGGACGCCACCCAGCGCCTCGTCGACACGTCGCGCGAGCTGGCCCGGTCCCTCGACTTCCTCAACGAAGCGGACCACCTGCTCTACCTGGTGAAGGAGGCGGAGACCCAGCAGCGCGGGCTGCTGTTCATGCGCGAGGCCCCCGACGCGCCCCCCCTGGAGGAGTCACGGCGGCACATCACCGGCTCGCTCGCGCGGCTGAGGGCGCTCGCCCCGGAGGACCCGCTCCAGCGCGAGCGGCTCGACCGCCTGGAGACGCTCGTGCACCGGGAGCTCGCGCAGCTCGAGCGCAACCTCACCCTCACCCGCTCCGGACAGCCCGACGTGGCGCTCGCCTCCCTGCGCACGGGCGATGGCCAGCGGCTGATGACCGAGCTGCGCGAGCTGGAGGAGCGCATGGACGCCGAGGAGCAACGGCGGCTGGACACGCGCAACACGCGGCTGGAGCGCACCTCGTGGCACTCGCGGCTCACCGTGCTCCTGGGCAGCGGCTTCGTCATGGCCTTCATCGGCCTGTCCTGGGTGACCGTCCTGCGCGACACCCGGACACGCGAGCGCGAGCGGCTCGCCGACGAGCGCCAGCGCGACGAGCGACAGCGCCTGCTGCTCGCGGTCGAGGGCGAGCGCCAGCGCCAGCGCTACCTCCACGTGCTCACCCAGGTGCCCGCCGGGGTGGGCGTCTACCAGGCCCGGGAGCGCCGGCTGGAGTTCGCCAACCCCATGCTCGTCAAGCTGCTGGGCGGCGGAGACCCGGACGCGCGCATGCCCGCGCACGGCCGGGAACTGCTGGACGAGGTCATCCAGAGCGGCCGGGGCCGCTCGGGCACCGACCGTCACTGGGTCGCCGACCCCGCCGTGCCCGGCACCGGGCAGGAGTTCTTCATCGACTACACGCTCGAGCCCATCCTCGACGCGAGCGGCCAGGTGGAGGCGGTGCTGATCTTCGCCGCGGACGTGACGGAGCAGGCGCGCGCGCGCCGGAGCGCCGAGGAGGCCCTGGCCCATCGCCAACGCGCCGAGCTCGCGCTGCGCGAGAACGAGGCCCACCTGCGCCGGACCTTGAAGGCCTCGGAGGTGGGCGCCTGGGAGGCGGACCTGCGCACCCGGCGCCTGACGTGGTCGTCCCACATCGAGGTGATGTCCGGCATGGCGCACCACGCCTTTCCCACCACGCTCGAGGCCTTCCTCACGCTCCTGCACCCCGAGGATCGCCCCCGCATGGCGGAGCGGCTCTCGCGCTCGCTGGGCGCCAGCACCGAGTTCCGGCTGGAGTACCGCATCCTGCGCGCGGAGGGCGGCGTGCGCTGGCACGAGAACCGGGGCCGGGTCCTGCTCGACGACGCGGGACAGCCCACGCGGCTGGCGGGCGTGGTGCTGGACATCACCTCGCGCAAGCGCGCCGAGCAGTCCCAGCGCGAGTCCGAGGAGCGCTTCCGGCTGCTCACGGAGATGCTGCCCCAGCTCATCTGGATGACCCGGCCGGACGGCACCGCCGAGTACTTCAACCCACGCTGGTACGAGTACACGGGGCAGACGCCCGAGCGGGCCCTGGGCCAGGGCTGGCTCCAGGCGCTGCACCCGGACGACGTGGCGGCCACGCACGAGGCCATGCGCCTGGCCCTGTCCGCCGGCCAGCCCTTCCGCATGGAGTTCCGCCTGCGCCGGGCCGGCGAGGACACCTTCCGCTGGTTCCTCGCCCAGGGCCTGGCGCTGCGCGATGCCACGGGCGCCATCACCCACGGCTTCTGCGCCTGCACGGACATCGATGACCAGAAGCGCGGCATCGACGCCCTGCGCTTCATCTCCGAGGTGAGCGAGGCCCTGACGAGCTCGCTCGAGCCCCAGGCCACCCTGGAGCAGGTGGTGCGTCTCACGGTGCCGTCGCTCGCGGACTGGTGCGTGGTGGACCGGGTGGACGAGGCGGGCCACATGCAGCGGGCGCTCGTGGCGCACGCGGACCCCGCCCTGGCGCCGGCCGCCGACGTGCTGCGCCACCATCCCCCCGAGGACAAGAACGAGCACCCTCCCGTGCGCGCCGCCCGCCTGGACCAGACCGTCTTCGTGCCCGAGGTGACGGGCGCGCTCCTCGAGCGCATCACCCGGAGCGAAGCGCACCTGCGCACCGCGCTCGACCTGCGGCTGCTGTCGCTCGTGTCCGTGCCCCTGCGCGCCCGGGGCCGCACGCTCGGCGTGCTCACCTTCTTCACCACGGCCGCCTCGGGCCGCCGCTACGGGCGCGAGGACGTGCTGCGCTTCGAGCAGGTGACCCACCGCGCCGCCCTGGCGCTCGACAACGCCCTGCTCTACTCGCTCGCCCGGGAGGAGCGCGCGCGCGCCGAGGACGCCAACCGCCTCAAGGACGAATTCCTGGCCACCGTGAGCCACGAATTGCGCACGCCCCTCACCGCGATGATCGGCTGGCTCAAGCTCTTGCGCGACGGCCGGCTGCCGCCCGCCAAGCAGGCGCGCGCGCTGGAGACCGTGGACCGCAACGCCCACGCCCAGGCCCAGCTCGTGGAGGACTTGCTGGACGTCAGCCGCATCGTCTCCGGCAAGCTGCGGCTGGACACCCAGGTCGTCCCCCTGGAGGGCGTCATCCTCGGCGCCATGGAGTCGGTGCGTCCGGCCGCGGAGGCCAAGGGCATGCGCCTGCACGCCGACCTCGGCGCCCGGGAGGCGCGGGTGATGGGCGACGCGAGCCGCCTGCAACAGGTGGTGTGGAACCTCGTGGCCAACGCGGTGAAGTTCTCGCCCGGCGGCGGCGCCGTCCAGGTGCGGCTGCGCGCCGAGGACGCGGCCGTGGAGCTGACGGTCCAGGACGAGGGGCCCGGCATTCCCGAGGCCTTCCTGCCCCACCTCTTCGAGCGCTTCCGCCAGCTCGACGGCGGCACCACGCGCCAGCACGGCGGCCTGGGGCTGGGGCTCGCCATCGTGCGCCACCTCGTGGAGCTGCACGGCGGCTCGGTGCACGCCTCGAACAACACGCCCGCGCCCGGCGCCCGGTTCACCGTGCGGCTGCCGCTCGCGCAGGCGCGCGCCCCCGGCGCGACACAGGCCGACCTCGTGCCCTCGCGCCCGCCCGCCGTGCTCGAGGGCCGGCGCCTGCTCGTGGTGGATGACGAGGAGGACAGCCGGGAGATGCTCAAGCTGCTGCTCGAGGATCACGGCGCGCACGTCACCACCGCCGCCTCCGTGGCCGAGGCCCTCGCGCTGTTCGACACGGCGCGGCCCGACCTGCTCCTGTCGGACATCGGCATGCCGGGCGAGGACGGCTACGCGCTCATCGCCCGGGTGCGCGCGCGGCCCCCCGCCGAGGGCGGCCACGTCACCGCCGTGGCGCTCACCGCCTACGCGCGGGTGGAGGATCGCACCCGCGCGCTCGACGCGGGCTTCGACATGCACGTGCCCAAGCCCATCGCGCCCGAGGAATTGCTCTCCGTGCTCACCACCCTCGTCGCCCTGCCGCCGCGCAACTAG
- a CDS encoding SpoVR family protein, whose amino-acid sequence MPKSLTPPLRTLKEEIEGHAREFGLDFFDTRFEVVSYDELNMVAAYGGFPTRYPHWRWGMEYEQLSKGYEYGLSKIYELVINNDPCYAYLLESNSDVDQKLVMAHVYGHCDFFKNNFSFRHTNRRMIDDMANHATRVRRWVDKIGVEKVEDFIDRTLSLENLIDQHAPHIRRNPDPRRAEDEMKSNERVEGFKVDREYMRGFINPSEFLDSQKKRVEDEKQKSKKFPERPQRDVLQFLLENAPLEPWEADILAIIRDEAYYFAPQGQTKIMNEGWASYWHSTIMTRRALKDDEVIDYADRHSGTMGTRPGSLNPYKLGIELWRDIEDRWNKGRFGKEWDECDDLRARRSWDKKTGLGREKIFEVRKHYNDITFIDTFLTAEFAIEQKLFVYGFNDKRNSWEILDREFRKVKNKLLQQLTNFGQPIIEVVDGNHENRGELLIAHKHDGQDLKGDYARETLRNVQSLWRRPTSIITRYDNKGVLLRFDGQNHTEKKIDL is encoded by the coding sequence ATGCCCAAGAGCCTCACCCCGCCGCTGCGCACGTTGAAGGAGGAGATCGAGGGTCACGCCCGGGAGTTCGGTCTGGACTTCTTCGACACCCGCTTCGAGGTCGTCAGCTACGACGAGCTCAACATGGTGGCCGCCTACGGCGGCTTCCCCACGCGCTACCCGCACTGGCGCTGGGGCATGGAGTACGAGCAGCTCTCCAAGGGCTACGAGTACGGCCTGTCGAAGATCTACGAGCTCGTCATCAACAACGACCCCTGCTACGCCTACCTCCTGGAGAGCAACTCGGACGTCGATCAGAAGCTCGTGATGGCGCACGTGTACGGGCACTGCGACTTCTTCAAGAACAACTTCTCCTTCCGGCACACCAACCGCCGGATGATCGACGACATGGCCAACCACGCCACGCGCGTGCGCCGGTGGGTGGACAAGATTGGCGTGGAGAAGGTGGAGGACTTCATCGACCGGACGCTGTCGCTCGAGAACCTCATCGACCAGCACGCGCCCCACATCCGCCGCAACCCGGACCCCCGGCGCGCCGAGGACGAGATGAAGTCCAACGAGCGCGTGGAGGGCTTCAAGGTGGACCGCGAGTACATGCGCGGCTTCATCAACCCCTCCGAGTTCCTCGACAGCCAGAAGAAGCGCGTGGAGGACGAGAAGCAGAAGTCCAAGAAGTTCCCCGAGCGCCCCCAGCGCGACGTGCTCCAGTTCCTCCTGGAGAACGCCCCCCTGGAGCCGTGGGAGGCGGACATCCTCGCCATCATCCGCGACGAGGCCTACTACTTCGCGCCCCAGGGCCAGACGAAGATCATGAACGAGGGCTGGGCCAGCTACTGGCACTCCACCATCATGACCCGGCGCGCGCTCAAGGACGACGAGGTCATCGACTACGCGGACCGGCACTCGGGCACCATGGGCACCCGCCCCGGCTCGCTCAACCCGTACAAGCTCGGCATCGAGCTGTGGCGCGACATCGAGGACCGCTGGAACAAGGGCCGCTTCGGCAAGGAGTGGGACGAGTGCGATGACCTGCGCGCGCGCCGCTCCTGGGACAAGAAGACGGGCCTGGGGCGCGAGAAGATCTTCGAGGTGCGCAAGCACTACAACGACATCACCTTCATCGACACGTTCCTCACCGCCGAGTTCGCCATCGAGCAGAAGCTCTTCGTCTACGGCTTCAACGACAAGCGCAACTCCTGGGAGATCCTCGACCGGGAGTTCCGCAAGGTGAAGAACAAGCTCTTGCAGCAGCTCACCAACTTCGGCCAGCCCATCATCGAGGTGGTGGACGGCAACCACGAGAACCGGGGCGAGCTGCTCATCGCGCACAAGCACGACGGGCAGGACCTCAAGGGCGACTACGCCCGCGAGACGCTGCGCAACGTGCAGTCGCTCTGGCGCCGCCCCACGAGCATCATCACCCGCTACGACAACAAGGGCGTGCTCCTGCGCTTCGACGGGCAGAACCACACCGAGAAGAAGATCGACCTGTAG